A region of the Pseudarthrobacter sp. MM222 genome:
GGAGTCCGTGAGCAGGTCGGTGGCCGCGCCTGTCTGTGCGCCGCCGCGCCCCAGCAGCACCGCCTGGTCCGCGACGTAGAGGGCGTGGTCGGGATGGTGGGTGCTCAGCAACAGGGCCATGCCGTCCACCATCAGCTCCTGCAGCAGCGACAGGACGCGCACCTGGTTCTTCAGATCGAGGCCGGTGGCAGGCTCGTCCAGCACCAGCACGGGACAGCCCGCAGCGACGGCCCGGGCGATGAGGACCAGTTGCTGTTCGCCGCCGCTCAGGGTGGGGAAGCGGCGGGTGCGCAGCCCGGCGACTCCCACCCGCTCCATCGCTTCGAGGGCCGCGGCCCGGTCTGTGGGTCCCGGCGTACGGAAGATCCCCACCTGCCGGGCCCTGCCCATCAGGACCATGTCCAGGGCGCTGTAGCCGAATGCACTGCCGTGGGCCTGTGGAACGTAGCCCGCGCCGTCGGCCCGGCGCACGGTTCCTTCCGTCGGCTCCAGCAGTCCGGCGGCGCAGCGAATCAGTGTGGTCTTGCCGCTGCCGTTGGGTCCCAGCACCGCGGTGGCCGAGCCGGGCGTAACCCGGAAGCTGACGTTCCGGAACACCCACTCCTGCCGGGCGTAGCCGAATCCCACCCCGTCCAGCTCAAGCACTTTCCCAGATCCTTTCCCGGTTGCGGCGCAGGAGCAGGAAGAAAACGGGGGCGCCGATCAGGGCCGTGAGGACACCCAGCGGGATCTCTCCGGCGGTCGCGGTGCGGGCGACGGTGTCCACCAGGACGATGTAGGCTCCGCCGAGGAGGAAGGACACCGGCAGCAGGACGCGGTGGTCCGGGCCCACCCACATCCGTGCCAGGTGCGGGACCACCAGCCCCACCCAGCTGACCGCGCCGCTGACCGCAACCGCGCCGGCCACAATGAGGGCCACCGCCACCAGCACCACCCACCGCAGCGGGCGGGGCCTGACGCCCAGCGCTGCGGCGTCCTCATCGCCAAGGGAGAGCACGTTGATCCGCCAGCGCAGCGCCACCAGGACGGCGGCGCCGCCGAGCACGGGCACCAGCGCCACCGCGACTTTCGCGAACGTGGCCGTGGCGACGCTCCCGAGCAGCCAGAAGACGATGGCCGGCAGCGTGGTGTTCGGGTCCGCGATGTACGTGACGAAGGCGACCAGGGCCGAGAAGAACGAACCAGTGACCACGCCGCCGAGCACGATCATGAGCATCGGAGTTCCCCCGCGGCCGGAGGTGATCAGGAAGAGGGTGCCGAGGGCCACCAGGCCGAAGACGAAGGAACCCGCGACCAGCAGGAAGGATCCGAGGCCGAGGAGCAAGGCGAGCGCCCCGCCGAAGGACGCCCCGGCGGATACGCCGATGATCTCGGGGCTGACGAGCGGGTTGCGGAAAATGGCCTGCAGGGCGGCGCCGCCGATGGCCAGTCCGCCGCCCACGAGCAGGGCGAGCAGGACCCGGGGCATCCGCACGAGCAGCACCACGTTCTGCTCGGTCCCGCTTGCCTCGAGGGGGAAGGGTACGAGTTGTGCGGCCAGGATCTGGACAACGTGCCCAAGGGGCACGTTGTACCGGCCTAACCCCAGCGCCAGCAGCCCGACGGCTGCCAGCACCGCGGCGGCGATGACGATCGGCCCCAGGGTGGACGGTCCGGCCTCCCGCTCACGTTGTCCTGGCCGGCCCGCTCCGGGACCAGGGGGCGCCCCCCGCCGGTTCAGTCGCGCTGAACCGGCTTCATCCAGCATTGAACTGGCGGTAGTCGGCTGACTCGTTGTTGGCCGCGGTCCAGAGAATCTTGTCCAGCTCGTCCGCGGTGGGCACGTGGTTGTACAGGAACCGGAAGTAGTCCGTGGCCTTGTTCCGCACGCCGGACCGCGCCTGCGGAAAGGCAACATCCGAGAGCCAGTGCCACATGAGCGGTGACTCCTGGCCCGGCGGGTCCCAGCGGTAGCCTCCGAGCGGGACCTTGTAGACGCGGCGCGAGCGGACAGCGGAAATGTTCTGCCACACCGGGTCCGAGTAGATGTCCTGGGGCATGGCCGCGTCGAAGTTGCCCAGGAGGATGACCTCGGGGTCCCAGCGGAGGACCTGTTCCACGTCCAGGCCGACCATCCCGGTGCCGGGCAGCGGGTCCTCGCCGGTGGCGGGGTTCGTTCCGCCTACCAGCTTGATGTAGAAGTCGTTGTAGGTGTTGGCGGCAGCAGCTTTGAGTCCGCCGGTGAATCGGTTGAAGTACAGAATGCTCGGTGCCGGTGAGCCGCGGCCGGCCGCGAGAGCCTTGACCTCGGCGAGCTCCTGGTCGCTGCGTGCCTTGATTTCCGTGGCGCGCCCGGGTTTGCCCAGCATGGCCGCGAACATGGCCACCCAGGCGTCCACGTCCTCCTGCTTGCCGGTGTTCGTGAGGCCGAGGACCGTCAGCCCGGCATTCTCCAGCGGCTCGATCAGTTGCGCGTCCGACCACTGGACCACGACGTCGGGGTTCAGCGCGCGCACGCTTTCCACGTTCGGGGTGAAGTCCTGCGTGGCAATTTCGTGCGGCAGGTCCAGCGCGCGGGGAAACATGGTGCCCAGGATGCCGTCCCGCATCGCCACCCAGGACGCGTTGTGCATTCCACTCAGGTGCTCGGCACCGCCGTCGACGGCGACCAGCAGCGACGCGGCCGGCATGGGTATGGTCACCACTCGGGTGACCGGTTTGGCGAAGGTAAGGGTCTTTCCGCGCTGGTCCGTGATGCTGATGCCTTGGGTGCTTGCGGAACTGCTTCCACTGCCGGAAGGGGACGCGGCGGGCGGGGGAGCCGACGCACCGCAACCGGCGAGAAATGCGGCCGACCCGCCTGCCAGCAACGCCTGAAGAGCCGTACGTCGGTTCAGATCGTCGACTCGCATGGCCAGACCCCCTGTACGTAGGTTCTTCACAGGATCCGCCCCAAGAACAGGGCTGTCAACGGCTTCCGCCGCTGACACCCTTGTCGGCGCGGGGGCCCGATGTTACGTTCAGAGGACCTTTTCCAGATGGTGGCCACATCATGGTTGTTGACGGTGCCCAGTTGTTTGTCCGCTACGCCTACCCGCCGAATTCGAGGGGAAGTTGCGGGCCGCCGGACAGTGACGCGCTGCTGCACTACGGCCAGTCCGGGGTGACGGATCAGGGCCTCCGCGAACTGGCTAAAGGGTTCGCCGGCGCCTGGCCATATCTGGAACTCATTGCCGCCTCCAACGGCATCCCGGACCCGCTGGATTTCCGCGTGGTGGAGGCGTACTGGGTGGGGAACAGCCTGCTGGATTCGGTTGGCATCACCAACATCGGCAACTCCATGGAGGAGCGGTTCCGGGCACGCACCGGGCGGCAGTTCCCGCACCTGGCGGAGGGTGTCCTGGCCGGCGGGGTCCCGCACCACAGTTTCCACGTCTTCGAGATCTACCCCTGGCTCGGCCTGCTGCACGATGACCGGCGGCATGCCACCGCCTTGAACGTGCTGGACCGGTGCCGGATCCGGTGGGGTGAGGTGGTGGCGATCACCGGGGACGACGCCGTGGTCCGGTCCCGGCCGCTGGTGTGGGACGGAGTGGCCCTCGAAGTCGGCGCACCGGTGGTGGAGTCCGCAAAGCACGCCGTGAACGGAACCGGATTCGTGGCGGGACTGGCCGTGGGGGACGTGGTGTCGCTGCACTGGGACTGGGTCTGCGACCGGCTGTCCCCGCGCCAGCTGCAACGGCTGAAGTCCTTTACGGCCCGGCACCTCCGGATCGCGAACAACGGCGTCGAACACCGCGGCGCCGCCATCGCGCTGGAACGCTAGGAACGCCCTGGACCTACGGCGCTTGCGGCGCGGCGGTGTCCGGGTCCGGAGGCGTCTTCACGCCGGTGGAGTCGCGGGCAGACGATTCGCCGGCCGGCCGGCCGGCGGGCGTGGCGTCGGCGCCCGTCTCGTCCCGCCCGGGTTCCTGCCCTTCCTCCTTGACCACGTCCTCACCCCGCCGGGTGGTGCTCTCGCCGACGCCTTCCGGTGCCATCGCCGCGTCTTCGGGCGTCTCGTCGGACCCGGGCTGGGCGGGCTCCTTCAACGGCGGTTCGCTGCCGAAGGCGCGCGCCGTGCCGGGGGCAGTTCCCTCCACTCGGTCCCGGTCCTCGGACGGATTCGTCGGTGCCATGATGTTCTCCTCGATCTGGTTGTGGTTGTTGGCCGGCGGGGCTGGCTTCTGCCAGCGGGGCTAGCGGCCGTCGCCGTCGTTCTCCCGGGGCCGGCCCATCAGCTCCAGTCCGCCCATGGCCTGTTCCGCGCCGTCGGGATCCACGCGCTCCAGGGCGAATCCCATATGGATGAGGACCCAGCTTCCCGGCTCCAGCGGACCCTCGTCCAACAGGCCGATGTTGATCTTCCGGCGCACACCGGCCACCTCCACGAGGGCCAGCTGGTTGCCGTAACCCTCGAGCAATTCGATGACCTGGCCCGGTATTCCAAGGCACATTGTGGGCGTTCCCTCCGCTCCGAACGGGCGTTCTCTGGACAGGACCTTCTCTGGACTTCAACCGTCCCCGGTGTGGCTCAGCCCGGGACCGGACGGGGCACCGAAGCGTCGTGTTGTGCGATCAGTTCGACGACGGCCTCCACCGCCCCGGGCACGGCCGCCGCTACCGGGGCGCTGAGACCGATGCCATCCGAGACGTCCGCCGGCACGCAACCCACGACGTACGTCAGCGGCAGCTCGCCCCCCAGCGAACGAAGCCTGCCCAGGACTGCGGCCGGATCCATCCCGTGCGGATCGAGGGACGTGTTGCCGTCCAGGTCTTCCGGGCGGACCCGCAGCACCCGGATGCTGCCCGGCACAGCTGCCCCCGGGTCGTCCGGCGGCACCGTATCCACGAGCACCAGGAGGTCCACCCCGGCGAGCAGATCGTAGGCCAAGTGCATGCCGCGGATGCCATAGTCCACGGCCAGCATTCCCCGGGGGTCCGGGCCTGCGTCCGCGGCCAGCCGGCGGGCGACCTCCGGGCCGAATCCGTCGTCGCGCAGGAAGATGTTTCCCACGCCTGCCACGAGGATGCGAGCCAAGGGGTCCGCCGTCTTGCCCGTTGCGCGAACGGCCAGGTCCGGCGTCACATCCGCCGCGCTTTCAGGTACCGCTGGATGTCCGGGACGGACCGGATCCCCACGAATACGGCACCGAGCGCCACTGCCACCAGCACGCTGACCGTCGCGATTCCTACAGCTCTCATAGTGGGCTTTCCTTTCCATCCTCGAGCGGTTCAAGTTCTTCGGGCGCGTAGTAGAAGGACCGCCCGTAGCCTTCGTGGAGGTCAGCTGCGGGATCCTGGTCGAGAACCAGGCCCACGTGCGTGCTGCCGTCAACGTCGAAATGCACGTTGGTGACGCGGCCGGTCTGCCCGGCGAAGAAAAGGTCCTGGGCATCGGCGCGCCGGTTCGGGTGGACCCGGACCCGGCTTCCGCGGGCAACCGGGATGCCCCGGATGAGGACTGAGTCGGACTCGGGCCGGACGCTTGCCTCGGCCTCCGGGTCCCACCACGGCCGGTCGAGGTGGGGGTTGCGCAACGCGCCATGCAGTTGCTGAAGCTCCTCGGGGGACATGGCTTCGCAGCGGTCGATGATCGCGGCGGCACGGGGATCGGTGGCGCGGGCCTCCGACTTTTCCTCTTCGGTCAGGGTCAGTACGCGCAGGGTCAGGATCTCGTCGATTTCGGTGGAGTCAAAGAGGGCCACCGAGCTTTCCGGCGCCACGGACGGGTGGTCGTAGAGGATGATCGGCGAAACCAGCACCACGTCGGTCTGTCCTTCCGGACCGGCCAGGACGGGCCAGCACCGGTGCTGCGAGCAGGACGTCACGGCGTCCCACGCCCACTCCGGCGGGTCGAGCAGGGACTGGAAGTCTCCGTCCCGCAACGTCAGGATCGCGTGCGTTCCGATGAAGGAGCGGGCGATGGCGTCCTGCCTGTCTCCTGGTTCCGCCGCAGCCGTGCCAGACGCGATATTGGCCACGGACACCCTTAGCCGCACCAGCCCGTCGCCGGCAGGGGCTGCGTCGAGCCTGACTTCGCCGTGCAGGGCGTGGCGGTGCCGGACCAGCCGTCCGGCCGCCTGGCCTGCGGGGCCGCGGAGGTCCTCCACGTCCACACCGGCGGGAACCTCCACCGGCACTATCACCGGAAAAACAGTCCGGCCGTCCGGGCCGCCCAGTTGCGTCAGCGGGAACGGCCCCAGGGCGAAGTCCTGTTCCACGGCCTCATCCCAGCTCAACCAGCGGGTGGCACCGACCGTGAGCTCATCCACCGGGCTGAAGCCGCCGCCGTCGCCCGCTTTTTCGGCGGTTCGGGACTGCAGCTGCAGGAACCGCAGGTTTACTTCCACTCGAGCGTCCGGCCCCGGGCTCAGCAGGCAGTCCGCGTACATTTCCGCTTCTTCCCCGACGCCGTCTTCCGCGGCGCCGCGGGGCCCGAGAATGCCGAACTGCCAACGGGCCTGGTTCTTCTGAGAGGAGGCGCGGTACGGGTACAGCAGGTAGCCCTCATAGAGGACGGCGTCCGCAACGGCCTTGGCGAGGCTCAGGCTCATGTTCATGGCTGCCGCTCTCCGCCGACGCCGGTGGCTGCAGCAGCCAGCAGGGCCTCGACGGCGGCCTCCCACGAGGTCAGGCCGCGCGCCGATTTGTATTGGGAAAGGGCCGCCAGAACCTCCCGGTCCAGCCGGATCCAGCCCGTATTTGGGAAGTAAAGGTCCATCAGCCGCTGCCATGCCGCGACCGGGAGCCGGTAGGAAGCCTCCAGGTCCCAGGGCACCTGTTCCACGCCGAATCCGGTCTCACCTCTCGTGAACACCGTGCCGGAGAACAGGAGCTCCAGCGGGATCTCGCCGTCTTGCAAGGCATTCAGGTACTTCGCGGCGGCAACATCGAAGTCGAAAGTGCACGGCAGCGGCAGGTCCACGTCGGTGCCGCCGGTGAAGCCCTGCACCATGGTGCTGCATTGCATCCACAGGAAGGACTTCAGCGTGCTGGGCCAGCGTCCGCGTTCGCCAAAGAGGTCCAGGACGCCCTGTTCCTCGTCGTCGGCATAGCCGCGGCGCTGTGGCAGGATGCGTACCTGGCAGCGCAAGGCGATGGCGTGGACCGTGGCACCGGAGGCCTCGGTGATCCGCAACCGGGCGGTCAGCTGCGGCGCCGCGGCATAGGGCTCCGGCTGGATGTCGACGACGGCGAACGTCAGTTGCGTCATTGCCGGCCCCCCGGCACGGACTCGCGGTTTTCCGCTGGTATGGGCCTGCTGCGGCTGTCGACTTTCTCGAAGAACGCCCCCAGTTGGTCGCGGGCTTCCTGCCCGCCGTCGAACCCCCGCCAGAGGCGGCGCAACTGCCCCACCAGTTCGTAACAGGCGTCAACCGGGACGAGGTGGCAGTCGGCGAGGGGGCGGTCCGGGCCGGGTCCGCGGATCAGCAGTGCTTCCGTGTCGGGGGCCGCCGCGGCCAGGGCAGGGTTGGCTGCCAGCACTGCACTCCACGCGTCGAGCGGAAGCTCGGACTCCGTGGCCCCGGCCGGACCGGGGTAGAAAGCGACGGTGCGGTTGAGCTTGGAACTGCGGAAGAAGAACGCGAGTGCGACCGGGATTTCCAGCTCGTCCCACTGCCCGGGGCCCAGCTCGAAATCCGGGAACGAGAAGTACCTGTCCGGCACGGAACGGTAGCGGAGATGGGCGGTGCTGTCGGTGAACAGCAGATAGCACGGCCGGCAGGCGCACATCATGGCGTGGCTCTCCAGGTCCACCACGTGCTGATGCGCCTCCGGGATCGGTTCCCCGCACATTTCGCAACGTTCACCGGCGGGCGGCGCGGGCGGGGTCGCGGCGATCCTGCGCAACAGGGCCACGGGCAGCCCGCCGGGCCCGGTGTTGGTGTTCCGCCCCGGCGCCATCTCAGGCGTCCTGGCCGGCCGCGGCCGGCACGGCCACGGACATCACGCCGGCCCGGACCAGCAGCGGCAACGGGTCAAGGTGCAGGTTCCGGTCCTCGAGGCACGAACCTGCCTTCCGGACGTCGAAATGGCCGCGGCACGTGGGGCAGCGCAGCAGCCCGCCGCCCACGGGGGCTGCGAGCGCGCGCTGCAGGGTTGCCCCGGCGAGGGACCCCGTGCAGCGCGGGCAGTAGTCGCGGTAGGCGTAGACATCCTGGCCGGTCCGGCAGGCCAGCACCGGGTAGCCGCCTACCAGGAAGCCGGCGACGTCGCCCGGCTGCAGTTCGGCGAGCTCGGGCACGGGCTCCCACGACCCGCCGGTGTACTCCTGCCGCCCGTTTCCGGCCTGGTCCTGGCGGCTGCCGTCCGGGCCGCCCGAGTGGTTCATCCGGACCAGCAGGGCGTCCACCGGAATCAACGCCGGCGTGGCCGGAGAGGTTTGCTCCTCGACGACCTCGATGGCGGTGACCTCCGGCGCCGCGGACTCGATGGCCTCCTCGACGGCGAACTTGAGCGTAACGGACGACGACGGACAGCCCTGGCAGGTGCCGAGCAGCCGCAGCCGGACCACGCCGTCCGGGCTGATGTCCAGGAGCTCCACGTTGCCGCCGTGGGAGCCGAGGTAGGGCCGGACGCTGTCCAGGGCGGTGGCGACGCGCGTTTGCAGGTCCACGGGGTGGAGTCCGTGGATGACGAGCAGGCTGGAGACCAGCTCGTCCGCGGTGAGCGCGTCCAGGGTGCCGTCGTCGAGTTGTCCGCGGTCGTCGAGGATTTCCAGGATCCGCGCCAGCCCGGAGCCGTACAGCTCCGTCACCTGGCGCACCAGTTCCTCCGCGCGGCCGCGGGCCACTGCCCCGCCGGCTCCGAGCGCGTCGAGCAGGCTTTCGATCCGGTCACCGGCCTGCCGCGGCCGGTCCTCGCCAGGCACGGCAGTTACTCGCCCGTCAGGGTCTGCGTGGGGGAGTGCAGCTTCTCCAGGGTCTGGCCCTTGCCCAGGTACATGTGGACGCCGCAGGGCAGACAGGGATCGAAACTGCGGACGGTGCGCATGATGTCGATGCCTTTGAA
Encoded here:
- a CDS encoding ABC transporter ATP-binding protein, yielding MLELDGVGFGYARQEWVFRNVSFRVTPGSATAVLGPNGSGKTTLIRCAAGLLEPTEGTVRRADGAGYVPQAHGSAFGYSALDMVLMGRARQVGIFRTPGPTDRAAALEAMERVGVAGLRTRRFPTLSGGEQQLVLIARAVAAGCPVLVLDEPATGLDLKNQVRVLSLLQELMVDGMALLLSTHHPDHALYVADQAVLLGRGGAQTGAATDLLTDSALSALYGVPVRTLSYSDGGHDRRTVVVPYGDGTDPARRQLREHPANGGKT
- a CDS encoding FecCD family ABC transporter permease, which gives rise to MLDEAGSARLNRRGAPPGPGAGRPGQREREAGPSTLGPIVIAAAVLAAVGLLALGLGRYNVPLGHVVQILAAQLVPFPLEASGTEQNVVLLVRMPRVLLALLVGGGLAIGGAALQAIFRNPLVSPEIIGVSAGASFGGALALLLGLGSFLLVAGSFVFGLVALGTLFLITSGRGGTPMLMIVLGGVVTGSFFSALVAFVTYIADPNTTLPAIVFWLLGSVATATFAKVAVALVPVLGGAAVLVALRWRINVLSLGDEDAAALGVRPRPLRWVVLVAVALIVAGAVAVSGAVSWVGLVVPHLARMWVGPDHRVLLPVSFLLGGAYIVLVDTVARTATAGEIPLGVLTALIGAPVFFLLLRRNRERIWESA
- a CDS encoding ABC transporter substrate-binding protein, giving the protein MRVDDLNRRTALQALLAGGSAAFLAGCGASAPPPAASPSGSGSSSASTQGISITDQRGKTLTFAKPVTRVVTIPMPAASLLVAVDGGAEHLSGMHNASWVAMRDGILGTMFPRALDLPHEIATQDFTPNVESVRALNPDVVVQWSDAQLIEPLENAGLTVLGLTNTGKQEDVDAWVAMFAAMLGKPGRATEIKARSDQELAEVKALAAGRGSPAPSILYFNRFTGGLKAAAANTYNDFYIKLVGGTNPATGEDPLPGTGMVGLDVEQVLRWDPEVILLGNFDAAMPQDIYSDPVWQNISAVRSRRVYKVPLGGYRWDPPGQESPLMWHWLSDVAFPQARSGVRNKATDYFRFLYNHVPTADELDKILWTAANNESADYRQFNAG
- a CDS encoding DUF6390 family protein; the protein is MVVDGAQLFVRYAYPPNSRGSCGPPDSDALLHYGQSGVTDQGLRELAKGFAGAWPYLELIAASNGIPDPLDFRVVEAYWVGNSLLDSVGITNIGNSMEERFRARTGRQFPHLAEGVLAGGVPHHSFHVFEIYPWLGLLHDDRRHATALNVLDRCRIRWGEVVAITGDDAVVRSRPLVWDGVALEVGAPVVESAKHAVNGTGFVAGLAVGDVVSLHWDWVCDRLSPRQLQRLKSFTARHLRIANNGVEHRGAAIALER
- a CDS encoding HypC/HybG/HupF family hydrogenase formation chaperone; translation: MCLGIPGQVIELLEGYGNQLALVEVAGVRRKINIGLLDEGPLEPGSWVLIHMGFALERVDPDGAEQAMGGLELMGRPRENDGDGR
- a CDS encoding hydrogenase maturation protease, which produces MTPDLAVRATGKTADPLARILVAGVGNIFLRDDGFGPEVARRLAADAGPDPRGMLAVDYGIRGMHLAYDLLAGVDLLVLVDTVPPDDPGAAVPGSIRVLRVRPEDLDGNTSLDPHGMDPAAVLGRLRSLGGELPLTYVVGCVPADVSDGIGLSAPVAAAVPGAVEAVVELIAQHDASVPRPVPG
- a CDS encoding DUF6893 family small protein — protein: MRAVGIATVSVLVAVALGAVFVGIRSVPDIQRYLKARRM
- a CDS encoding DUF6084 family protein; this translates as MTQLTFAVVDIQPEPYAAAPQLTARLRITEASGATVHAIALRCQVRILPQRRGYADDEEQGVLDLFGERGRWPSTLKSFLWMQCSTMVQGFTGGTDVDLPLPCTFDFDVAAAKYLNALQDGEIPLELLFSGTVFTRGETGFGVEQVPWDLEASYRLPVAAWQRLMDLYFPNTGWIRLDREVLAALSQYKSARGLTSWEAAVEALLAAAATGVGGERQP
- a CDS encoding DUF5947 family protein, translating into MAPGRNTNTGPGGLPVALLRRIAATPPAPPAGERCEMCGEPIPEAHQHVVDLESHAMMCACRPCYLLFTDSTAHLRYRSVPDRYFSFPDFELGPGQWDELEIPVALAFFFRSSKLNRTVAFYPGPAGATESELPLDAWSAVLAANPALAAAAPDTEALLIRGPGPDRPLADCHLVPVDACYELVGQLRRLWRGFDGGQEARDQLGAFFEKVDSRSRPIPAENRESVPGGRQ
- a CDS encoding NifU family protein: MPGEDRPRQAGDRIESLLDALGAGGAVARGRAEELVRQVTELYGSGLARILEILDDRGQLDDGTLDALTADELVSSLLVIHGLHPVDLQTRVATALDSVRPYLGSHGGNVELLDISPDGVVRLRLLGTCQGCPSSSVTLKFAVEEAIESAAPEVTAIEVVEEQTSPATPALIPVDALLVRMNHSGGPDGSRQDQAGNGRQEYTGGSWEPVPELAELQPGDVAGFLVGGYPVLACRTGQDVYAYRDYCPRCTGSLAGATLQRALAAPVGGGLLRCPTCRGHFDVRKAGSCLEDRNLHLDPLPLLVRAGVMSVAVPAAAGQDA